The sequence ATCTCTAAAATTCAAGACTTCCAAATTGAGATGAACGATTATTGGGCTTGGGTTGGGGTTTATAACCAATCCGATCATTGATCATTTGTTCCCGGCTCTTGGGGTCACTGCTGAGCCCAATGGCTCCTTCTCCATCACTGCCTCCTACAACTTCCAcatcttccttctgtttcttacGGGTCTGAAAGTATAAACGTTTTAGGATTAAGGAAACA is a genomic window of Chlorocebus sabaeus isolate Y175 chromosome 12, mChlSab1.0.hap1, whole genome shotgun sequence containing:
- the CDC26 gene encoding anaphase-promoting complex subunit CDC26 isoform X1, whose amino-acid sequence is MNHVHTYRICLDAEDNPVNCVDFSMLRRKPTRLELKLDDIEEFESIRKDLETRKKQKEDVEVVGGSDGEGAIGLSSDPKSREQMINDRIGYKPQPKPNNRSSQFGSLEF
- the CDC26 gene encoding anaphase-promoting complex subunit CDC26 isoform X2; amino-acid sequence: MLRRKPTRLELKLDDIEEFESIRKDLETRKKQKEDVEVVGGSDGEGAIGLSSDPKSREQMINDRIGYKPQPKPNNRSSQFGSLEF